In uncultured Bacteroides sp., the following proteins share a genomic window:
- a CDS encoding LysR substrate-binding domain-containing protein, giving the protein MTIQQLEYILAVDRFRHFGKAAEHCLVTQPTLSAMIQKLEEELDVKIFDRSTQPIQPTSVGRKVIEQARSVLAQAVKVKEIVNEEEQSLKGIFRLAILPTIAPYLLPRFFPKLMEDYPEIDIRVTEMKTQDVLAALATGKIDAAVIATAEDDKSLKAETLFYEQFLGYVSRKESIFKNEMIRTADISGERLWLLDEGHCFRDQLMRFCQLEAVKLHQAAYHLGSMETFMRIVEGGKGVTFIPELASYQLSEEQKELVRPFAIPCPTREISIVTRTDFVRHTVLNVLKERIRSSVPKEMLTLQSTQRVV; this is encoded by the coding sequence ATGACTATACAACAATTGGAATATATACTTGCAGTAGATCGTTTCCGTCACTTTGGAAAAGCTGCGGAACACTGTCTGGTTACCCAACCTACGCTTAGTGCTATGATACAGAAGCTGGAAGAGGAACTTGATGTGAAGATATTCGATCGCAGTACTCAGCCTATACAACCCACTTCTGTGGGAAGAAAAGTGATAGAACAGGCTCGCTCCGTACTGGCTCAGGCTGTAAAAGTGAAAGAAATAGTCAATGAAGAAGAACAATCGCTGAAAGGTATCTTCCGACTGGCGATATTGCCCACCATTGCTCCTTATCTGCTTCCCCGCTTTTTCCCCAAGCTGATGGAAGATTATCCTGAAATAGATATTCGTGTTACAGAAATGAAGACTCAGGATGTGCTTGCTGCTCTTGCAACCGGTAAGATTGATGCTGCCGTTATTGCCACGGCCGAAGATGATAAATCTCTTAAGGCCGAAACGCTGTTCTATGAGCAATTTCTGGGATATGTGTCTCGCAAGGAATCTATCTTTAAAAACGAAATGATCCGTACCGCTGACATCAGTGGTGAAAGGCTCTGGCTGTTGGATGAGGGGCATTGTTTCCGCGACCAGTTAATGCGGTTTTGTCAGCTTGAGGCGGTTAAACTTCATCAGGCGGCCTATCATTTGGGAAGTATGGAGACCTTTATGAGAATTGTTGAAGGAGGAAAAGGGGTTACTTTTATTCCCGAACTGGCATCTTACCAGTTAAGTGAGGAACAGAAAGAGCTTGTGAGGCCGTTTGCAATACCATGCCCTACACGCGAAATTAGTATTGTGACCAGAACAGACTTTGTTCGCCACACGGTATTGAACGTGCTTAAAGAGCGAATCCGCTCTTCCGTTCCAAAGGAAATGCTCACGCTGCAAAGCACTCAGCGAGTAGTCTGA
- a CDS encoding voltage-gated chloride channel family protein gives MKKKIGELITFKNQSLYFIYLIRWILISAVVSLIIGSASAFFLKSLEWATDWRESHLWIIGLLPIGGLIVGLTYYYWGNSVVKGNNLLLEEFHSPKQIISLRMAPLVLFGTIVTHLFGGSAGREGTAVQMGGAIADQFTRILKLRPRDRKIVLVMGVSAGFASVFGTPLAGAIFAVEVMILGRIRYEALLPSFFAAIFANIVCEAWGIHHTHYAIPATVEVTPLFILYAVLAGIFFGLVAMIFSRSVAFWGNLFKNKIAYPPLRPFIGGIFIAVAVLLMGTTKYIGLGIPTLVSSFTQNALPYDFILKLLFTTFTLGAGFKGGEVTPLFFVGATLGNALAFILPLPMALLAGMGFVAVFAGATNTPIACTLMGIELFGAGNAVYIGTACVVAYLFSGHTGIYTAQIVGSPKILNLVKEKGKELAEINIRKSA, from the coding sequence ATGAAAAAGAAAATTGGAGAATTAATCACCTTTAAAAATCAGTCTCTTTACTTTATCTATTTAATTCGCTGGATTCTAATTAGTGCTGTTGTCAGTCTTATCATTGGTTCCGCATCGGCTTTTTTTCTGAAGTCTTTAGAATGGGCCACAGATTGGCGCGAATCTCATCTATGGATTATCGGTCTTTTGCCAATAGGAGGGTTAATTGTTGGACTCACATATTACTATTGGGGAAATAGTGTGGTCAAAGGCAATAACTTATTGCTGGAAGAATTTCATAGTCCCAAGCAAATAATCTCATTAAGAATGGCTCCTTTGGTGTTGTTTGGCACCATCGTTACACATCTGTTCGGAGGATCGGCCGGACGTGAAGGTACGGCTGTGCAGATGGGTGGAGCAATTGCTGACCAGTTTACACGAATCCTGAAACTTCGTCCCAGAGACAGGAAAATAGTTCTTGTTATGGGTGTAAGTGCCGGCTTTGCTTCTGTATTCGGAACCCCATTAGCCGGAGCCATATTCGCAGTTGAAGTCATGATATTAGGTAGAATTCGTTATGAAGCATTATTGCCAAGTTTCTTTGCTGCCATTTTTGCCAACATTGTATGCGAAGCATGGGGCATTCACCATACACATTATGCAATTCCAGCCACAGTAGAAGTTACTCCATTGTTCATTTTATACGCAGTATTAGCCGGAATATTCTTTGGATTGGTTGCTATGATCTTTTCACGTTCTGTTGCTTTCTGGGGGAATCTCTTTAAAAATAAGATAGCTTACCCTCCACTTCGTCCGTTTATTGGGGGAATTTTTATTGCCGTTGCTGTACTGTTAATGGGAACAACTAAATATATTGGATTAGGAATTCCAACACTTGTAAGTTCGTTTACTCAGAATGCACTTCCATACGATTTTATTCTCAAACTTCTTTTTACCACTTTCACTCTTGGAGCCGGATTCAAAGGAGGCGAAGTAACTCCGTTGTTTTTTGTTGGAGCAACTTTAGGAAATGCATTAGCCTTTATTCTGCCTCTACCCATGGCATTACTTGCGGGAATGGGCTTTGTTGCGGTGTTTGCCGGAGCAACAAATACTCCCATTGCCTGTACATTGATGGGGATTGAGCTTTTCGGAGCAGGGAATGCTGTTTATATTGGAACAGCATGTGTTGTTGCGTATCTTTTCTCGGGACATACGGGAATTTATACGGCTCAGATTGTGGGAAGTCCCAAGATTCTTAATCTTGTAAAAGAGAAAGGGAAAGAGCTTGCCGAAATTAATATTCGAAAATCGGCTTAG
- a CDS encoding LytTR family DNA-binding domain-containing protein — translation MNAIISFQTIRKTMVYASVWVGFAIVHALVMVPLVKVPFGLLLVDGFIFSTLFILIEVMYNILIEGKSSSITISPQTVLNYISLGTFVLLLWLGSGLFLLNIFFLHTDFISLMPTIPVRILIGVLLFTILLMYSHFISGKQDEEEEPEAAIEEENEPNALPLPDEQLKDESEMLERIAVKSGQKIHVILIPEIFYLQSDGDYVIIYTEKGKYLKEQTMKYFEEHLNKTKFVRVHRSCIVNVEMISRIELYKKQQQMLTLKNGLQLKTSVAGYKTLKLALQLK, via the coding sequence ATGAATGCAATCATTTCTTTCCAGACAATAAGAAAGACAATGGTATATGCCTCGGTATGGGTAGGTTTTGCCATTGTTCATGCTCTGGTGATGGTTCCGCTTGTAAAGGTCCCTTTTGGATTGTTGCTTGTTGATGGATTCATCTTTTCAACCTTATTTATTTTAATTGAGGTGATGTATAATATATTGATTGAAGGCAAAAGTTCTTCTATTACTATTTCTCCTCAAACAGTTCTTAATTATATAAGTTTAGGAACATTCGTTCTCCTTTTGTGGTTGGGAAGCGGACTATTTCTTCTTAATATCTTTTTTCTGCATACTGATTTTATATCCTTGATGCCAACTATCCCGGTGCGTATTCTAATCGGAGTACTGTTGTTTACCATATTACTGATGTATAGCCATTTTATTTCCGGTAAACAGGATGAAGAGGAAGAACCTGAAGCGGCTATTGAAGAAGAAAATGAACCCAATGCTCTTCCTTTGCCGGACGAACAATTGAAAGACGAGAGTGAAATGCTGGAGCGTATAGCAGTAAAGTCCGGCCAGAAGATTCATGTAATCCTGATTCCGGAGATATTCTATTTACAGTCTGATGGCGATTACGTAATTATCTACACCGAAAAAGGTAAATACCTGAAGGAGCAGACAATGAAATATTTCGAAGAACATTTGAATAAGACTAAATTCGTTCGTGTTCATCGTTCTTGTATTGTAAATGTAGAGATGATATCGCGTATAGAATTATATAAAAAACAGCAGCAAATGCTCACACTAAAGAATGGACTTCAACTAAAAACAAGTGTGGCAGGATACAAAACACTGAAGCTTGCATTACAGCTAAAATAA
- a CDS encoding LiaF domain-containing protein, with amino-acid sequence MKSQRRNYYHRSVTNTIVFAVLLILAGVSFLGFNLGFFPLPYKDVIFSWPMLVIAWGLLSLSKKHIWSGGLLVLIGGFFLIPNIIAACPGVLPVGNGNFVHLYWPVLLIAAGVLFLVRRLFPCSHGHCFDNHFEYTKYKEVGEEAVNNKKWRKGKGYFDKQSVFSSGKHIVLDPEFKGGDINTVFGDTTLDLRKTTLPEGDTILEINIVLGSVTILVPTDWAVEIKMESILYNFEDKRFETGQTDNSRRLIIHGSGVLGSGELRN; translated from the coding sequence ATGAAAAGTCAAAGAAGAAATTATTATCACAGATCTGTTACAAATACAATTGTGTTTGCCGTTTTACTAATCCTTGCCGGTGTCTCTTTTTTGGGATTTAATTTAGGCTTCTTTCCCCTGCCTTATAAAGATGTTATCTTCTCGTGGCCTATGCTGGTTATCGCATGGGGTCTTCTTTCATTAAGTAAAAAGCATATTTGGTCGGGTGGCTTGTTAGTACTCATCGGGGGATTCTTTCTTATTCCAAATATAATAGCTGCTTGTCCGGGAGTTTTGCCAGTGGGAAACGGAAACTTTGTTCATCTTTACTGGCCTGTATTACTTATAGCAGCAGGAGTTCTATTCCTTGTTCGTCGGTTATTTCCTTGTTCTCACGGACATTGTTTTGATAACCATTTTGAATATACCAAATATAAAGAAGTTGGCGAAGAGGCTGTGAATAACAAAAAGTGGAGAAAAGGAAAAGGATATTTTGATAAGCAAAGTGTTTTCTCAAGCGGTAAGCATATTGTGCTTGATCCTGAATTTAAAGGTGGCGATATAAATACAGTGTTTGGCGATACAACACTCGATTTAAGAAAAACAACTCTGCCCGAAGGAGATACTATTTTAGAGATAAATATTGTACTAGGTAGTGTAACCATTCTTGTACCAACGGACTGGGCGGTAGAAATCAAAATGGAATCTATTTTATACAATTTCGAAGATAAACGCTTTGAAACAGGGCAAACTGATAATTCAAGACGATTAATTATTCATGGAAGCGGAGTCCTTGGTAGCGGAGAATTAAGAAACTAA